In a single window of the Anaerobaca lacustris genome:
- a CDS encoding cupin domain-containing protein, protein MLIKLVDDCREFIAGDGSLLRELLHPDKADVQIRYSLAHATVPFGQATKPHRLTTAEVYYIIEGFGTMCIDDESEPVEPGSTVYIPPGATQSIENTGDHELVFLCIVDPAWQPQDEEIIEDG, encoded by the coding sequence ATGCTCATCAAGCTGGTGGATGATTGCAGAGAATTCATCGCGGGTGACGGCTCGCTCCTGCGCGAGCTGCTGCACCCGGACAAGGCGGACGTGCAGATTCGCTACAGCCTGGCCCACGCCACCGTGCCCTTCGGCCAGGCGACCAAGCCGCACCGGCTGACCACGGCCGAGGTGTACTATATCATCGAAGGGTTCGGCACGATGTGCATCGACGACGAATCCGAGCCCGTCGAGCCCGGCAGCACCGTCTACATCCCGCCCGGCGCCACGCAATCCATCGAGAACACCGGCGACCACGAACTCGTCTTCCTCTGCATCGTCGACCCCGCCTGGCAGCCCCAGGACGAAGAGATCATCGAGGATGGATGA
- a CDS encoding NupC/NupG family nucleoside CNT transporter — translation MDIYNLVSFAGIFVLIGVAWVLSAERRNMNFRLIVWGVALQLAVASVIFMVPAGARVFLVVNDVVVRVIDSAGAGARFVFGRLALGPGQTGDDGAESLGFILAFQGFPTIIFFSALIAILYYLRVMPLLIKAFARVFTRLMRISGAESLVAASNIFVGVESMLTVKPHLARMTRSETCTVLTAGMATVASNVLALYVFSLREQFPMIAGHLVSASLLSAPAALLMSKILLPEGEQPETLGVRVEPYYERDSNLFEAIINGANAGVRMIVGIAALLIAVLGLVALVDLVLGGLGDWINPLFGWEGPWSLKALFGILFYPVTLVLGVPIADASAISRIVGERLIVTEVAAYNDLATAMKEGLLQHPRSAVIATYALCGFAHIASMAIFVGSFCALAPQRSKDIGPIAVRALIAATLACLMTGCVAGTFFTEGSILLGGS, via the coding sequence ATGGATATCTATAACCTCGTCAGCTTCGCGGGCATCTTCGTTCTGATCGGCGTTGCGTGGGTCCTCTCGGCCGAACGGCGAAACATGAACTTCCGGCTGATCGTCTGGGGCGTGGCGCTGCAACTGGCCGTCGCCTCGGTCATCTTCATGGTGCCGGCCGGGGCCAGAGTGTTTCTCGTTGTCAACGACGTCGTCGTCCGCGTGATCGACTCGGCCGGCGCCGGCGCGCGGTTCGTCTTCGGACGCCTGGCCTTGGGCCCGGGCCAGACCGGGGATGACGGAGCCGAATCGCTCGGTTTCATCCTGGCGTTCCAGGGCTTTCCGACGATCATCTTCTTCTCGGCCCTGATCGCCATCCTGTACTACCTGCGGGTGATGCCCCTGCTGATCAAGGCGTTCGCCCGGGTCTTCACCCGTCTGATGCGGATCTCCGGCGCCGAGTCGCTGGTCGCGGCCAGCAACATCTTCGTCGGCGTCGAATCCATGCTGACCGTCAAGCCCCACCTGGCTCGTATGACGCGGTCGGAGACCTGCACCGTTTTGACGGCGGGCATGGCCACGGTCGCATCGAACGTGCTGGCGCTGTATGTCTTCAGCCTGCGCGAACAGTTCCCGATGATCGCCGGGCATCTGGTTTCGGCGTCGCTGCTGTCGGCGCCGGCGGCTTTGCTCATGTCGAAGATCCTGCTGCCGGAAGGCGAACAGCCGGAGACGCTGGGCGTGCGCGTCGAGCCGTACTATGAGCGGGACAGCAATCTGTTCGAGGCGATCATCAACGGCGCTAACGCCGGCGTGCGGATGATCGTCGGGATCGCCGCCCTGCTGATCGCCGTCCTCGGCCTCGTGGCCCTGGTCGATCTCGTCCTCGGCGGCCTCGGCGACTGGATCAATCCCCTCTTCGGCTGGGAAGGGCCGTGGTCGCTCAAGGCCCTGTTCGGCATCCTGTTCTACCCCGTGACGCTGGTCCTGGGCGTGCCGATCGCCGACGCGAGCGCGATCTCGCGGATCGTCGGAGAACGGCTGATCGTCACTGAAGTGGCGGCCTACAACGACCTGGCGACCGCGATGAAAGAGGGCCTCTTGCAGCACCCGCGCTCGGCGGTCATCGCGACGTACGCCCTGTGCGGGTTCGCCCATATCGCGTCGATGGCCATCTTCGTCGGCAGCTTCTGCGCGCTGGCGCCGCAGCGGTCGAAGGACATCGGGCCGATCGCGGTGCGGGCCCTGATCGCGGCGACGCTGGCCTGCCTGATGACCGGCTGCGTCGCCGGGACGTTTTTCACCGAAGGATCGATACTATTGGGAGGATCGTAA
- a CDS encoding HAD-IIA family hydrolase: protein MERLRDKRGFICDMDGVIYHGSRLLEGSKAFVDWLQSEGKRFLFLTNSSARSPRELHQKLRHMGIEVGEEHFITSGMATAHFIASQCPGGRVFAIGDSGLYQALYEAGLSVDESHPDYVIVGETRSYSYEKIEMAIQLVLGGARLVGTNPDLTGPTEKGIAPACRALAAPIELATGRQAYFIGKPNPLIMRHALTLLSCQREETVIIGDRMDTDVVAGIEAGIDTVLVLSGITKESDLDAYAYRPHYILKDVSEIAS from the coding sequence ATGGAACGGTTGAGAGACAAACGCGGGTTCATCTGCGACATGGACGGGGTGATCTATCACGGCTCGCGCCTGTTGGAAGGCTCGAAGGCGTTCGTCGACTGGCTCCAGAGCGAGGGCAAGCGATTTTTGTTCCTGACCAACAGCTCCGCTCGCTCGCCGCGCGAGCTGCATCAGAAACTGCGGCACATGGGCATCGAGGTCGGCGAGGAGCATTTTATCACCTCCGGCATGGCGACCGCCCATTTCATCGCCTCGCAATGCCCTGGCGGACGGGTCTTCGCCATCGGCGATTCGGGGCTCTACCAGGCCCTGTACGAGGCGGGACTTTCGGTCGATGAGAGCCATCCCGACTACGTGATCGTGGGCGAGACGCGGAGTTACAGCTACGAGAAGATCGAGATGGCCATCCAGCTCGTCCTGGGCGGGGCTAGGCTGGTAGGGACCAATCCGGATCTGACGGGACCGACGGAGAAAGGGATCGCTCCGGCGTGCCGGGCCCTGGCGGCGCCGATCGAACTGGCCACCGGACGACAGGCCTATTTCATCGGCAAGCCCAACCCGCTCATCATGCGCCACGCCCTGACGCTGCTGAGCTGCCAGCGAGAAGAGACCGTGATCATCGGCGATCGGATGGACACCGATGTCGTCGCGGGCATCGAAGCGGGCATCGACACCGTCCTGGTCCTCAGCGGCATCACGAAAGAATCCGACCTGGACGCCTACGCCTATCGCCCGCACTACATCCTCAAGGACGTCAGCGAGATCGCATCGTAA
- a CDS encoding sigma-54 interaction domain-containing protein, with the protein MLIRILLAIRSTALRRRLRESLNMPDVMVQAVDLKNGLWERLGVLNADCVVIDKTLIPEPVAQSMAFLAQVPDAPATVVLANHEDAQERAKFLALGCEAVLNSTLPIATLRDALLAIVNRMRARSVGDLMQRGSAQARLSDFVSRSPRMQAFMSVVTRVANSDASLLIQGETGVGKERLARAIHAEGTRAGGPFIAVNCGALPESLLESELFGHEQGAFTGALRGRRGCFELAHRGTIFLDEISEMPFHLQVKLLRVLQEYEIQPIGSEKTIKVDVRVMASTNRNLEEEVKSGRFRKDLYYRLSVVSLAIPPLRERREDIGALVDGYIAYLRLRIGGGAYAIEPDAMRALCEYGWPGNVRELINVIERAMLLCNRETIAMNDLPDSISGPVAASPASADGTFGEGDPETLFCRPWHDVRRIVVDRAEREYFAHLLRLSGGRIGETAKRAGMRSRSLFEKMKKHGLRKEDFKP; encoded by the coding sequence ATGTTGATTCGTATTCTGCTGGCGATTCGCTCGACCGCATTGCGTCGTCGTCTTCGCGAATCGCTGAACATGCCGGACGTGATGGTGCAGGCGGTCGATCTCAAAAACGGTTTGTGGGAACGCCTGGGGGTGCTCAACGCTGATTGCGTGGTCATCGACAAGACGCTGATCCCCGAGCCGGTGGCTCAGAGCATGGCTTTTCTCGCCCAAGTGCCCGATGCGCCCGCCACGGTCGTCCTTGCCAACCATGAGGATGCCCAGGAGAGGGCGAAGTTCCTGGCCCTTGGCTGTGAAGCCGTCCTCAATTCCACCTTGCCGATCGCGACGCTGCGCGATGCGCTTCTGGCGATCGTGAATCGGATGCGCGCCAGGAGCGTCGGGGACCTCATGCAGCGGGGCTCTGCGCAGGCCCGTCTCTCGGATTTCGTCTCGCGCAGTCCTCGCATGCAGGCCTTCATGAGCGTGGTCACGCGCGTCGCCAACAGCGATGCGTCTCTGCTGATCCAGGGTGAGACGGGCGTGGGAAAGGAACGGCTGGCGCGAGCGATCCATGCCGAAGGGACGCGGGCCGGCGGGCCCTTCATCGCGGTCAACTGCGGTGCGCTGCCCGAATCGCTGCTCGAAAGCGAGTTGTTCGGCCACGAGCAGGGGGCGTTCACCGGCGCCTTGCGCGGCCGGCGCGGGTGCTTCGAGCTGGCCCATCGGGGCACGATCTTTCTCGATGAGATCAGCGAGATGCCCTTTCACCTTCAGGTCAAGCTGCTTCGCGTGCTGCAGGAGTATGAGATCCAGCCGATCGGCTCGGAGAAGACGATCAAGGTCGACGTGCGCGTGATGGCGTCCACGAACCGGAACCTGGAAGAGGAGGTCAAGAGCGGGCGATTTCGCAAGGACCTGTATTACCGCCTCAGCGTGGTCAGTCTGGCGATTCCGCCTCTGCGCGAACGCCGCGAGGACATCGGCGCCCTGGTCGACGGCTACATCGCGTATCTGCGTCTGCGCATCGGCGGCGGGGCGTATGCCATCGAGCCGGACGCGATGAGGGCGTTGTGTGAGTACGGCTGGCCGGGCAACGTCCGAGAGTTGATCAACGTGATCGAGCGGGCCATGCTGCTGTGCAATCGCGAGACCATCGCGATGAACGACCTTCCCGATTCGATCAGTGGTCCGGTTGCGGCATCGCCTGCGTCGGCCGATGGGACCTTTGGCGAGGGGGATCCCGAAACACTCTTCTGCCGTCCCTGGCACGACGTTCGGCGGATCGTCGTGGATCGGGCCGAGCGGGAGTATTTCGCCCACCTCCTGAGGTTGTCGGGAGGACGCATCGGCGAGACGGCGAAGCGCGCGGGGATGAGGTCCCGGTCGCTCTTCGAGAAGATGAAGAAGCACGGGCTGCGGAAAGAGGACTTCAAGCCGTGA
- a CDS encoding MBL fold metallo-hydrolase, which translates to MVQTISLVWLLPLLAAGAGRDPADYVRLQRLSERVVLVHWIGPDRLCHLVGIQSQRGLVLIDTEMSPRITTPIKERVERAFGRTDWAYLVNTHGHHAGGNGTFANLPVVAHENLAAEIQWRIDGQTDPQRRRRTIEDAAHVLATLRTNLRQFGGNRAHAQLMRGEIRFWELYIEDLEEGYEVVKPTLTFSDRYTLDLGDLTLELVFFGKGHSHSDTLVYIPQERLLFTGAVAYQRAQLPEIGEQAHMEDVQRHLAVLDEFLDPNVPIDRVIPSHSPPLRRSDLVPIRNYYEKMLTGVRAAQREGLSFEQAAERLAQRRAFRTFLEPPPGHWAYGMHHRNLRNLWRIVQDESTQTRLTKD; encoded by the coding sequence ATGGTCCAGACGATTTCTCTCGTGTGGTTGCTGCCGCTGCTGGCCGCCGGCGCCGGGCGCGATCCGGCCGACTACGTTCGCCTCCAGCGGCTCAGCGAACGCGTGGTGCTGGTTCATTGGATCGGGCCCGACCGTTTGTGTCATCTCGTCGGCATCCAGTCGCAGAGAGGTCTCGTGCTTATCGACACGGAGATGTCGCCCCGGATCACCACCCCGATCAAGGAGCGAGTCGAACGGGCGTTCGGACGAACGGACTGGGCCTATCTCGTCAACACACACGGCCACCACGCCGGCGGCAACGGCACCTTTGCGAACCTTCCGGTCGTCGCCCACGAGAACCTCGCAGCGGAGATCCAATGGCGGATCGACGGCCAGACCGATCCACAACGCAGGCGCAGGACCATCGAAGACGCCGCACACGTCCTGGCAACCCTGCGGACCAACCTGCGCCAATTCGGCGGCAATCGCGCGCACGCGCAATTGATGCGCGGCGAGATCCGATTCTGGGAGTTGTATATCGAGGACCTTGAAGAAGGCTACGAGGTCGTCAAACCTACGCTGACGTTCTCCGACCGCTACACGCTGGACCTGGGCGACCTGACGTTGGAACTGGTCTTCTTCGGCAAAGGCCACAGCCACAGCGATACCTTGGTCTACATCCCGCAGGAGCGGCTGCTGTTCACAGGCGCGGTGGCCTACCAGCGGGCCCAGCTACCGGAGATCGGCGAACAGGCGCACATGGAGGATGTGCAGCGTCACCTTGCGGTGCTCGATGAATTCCTCGATCCGAACGTGCCGATCGACCGCGTGATTCCGTCGCACAGCCCGCCGTTGCGCAGGAGCGACCTGGTCCCGATCCGCAACTATTACGAAAAGATGCTGACCGGTGTCCGGGCGGCGCAGCGAGAGGGCCTGAGCTTCGAGCAGGCCGCCGAGCGCCTCGCTCAGCGCAGGGCCTTCCGCACGTTCCTGGAACCGCCGCCCGGCCACTGGGCCTACGGCATGCACCACCGCAACCTGAGAAACCTCTGGCGCATCGTCCAGGACGAATCGACGCAGACGCGGCTGACGAAAGACTGA